The Drosophila bipectinata strain 14024-0381.07 chromosome 2L, DbipHiC1v2, whole genome shotgun sequence genome has a segment encoding these proteins:
- the LOC108133304 gene encoding alpha-tocopherol transfer protein isoform X2, whose product MPAIEHKLNVTEDEVPEHIRSLAQEQGECQSTKVQTIEQFRSYILERNECQPHRNDDKYLEKFLRARYWKIENSYKLLCSYYKFRQQNKNYYEKVRPLDLRHVGESDILTVTPYRDQHGHRILIYRFGLWRPNQVTVDDIFRATIILQELGSLEPISQIVGGVGIFDLKDLGFEHLLHLSPSVAQKMIALLVTSMPIRTSALHIVNQNWVFNAAFKIFKPFLNAAMREKLYIHGSDMSSLHNHINPEHLPKRYGGLHEDYSYTLWLDMLKEQCSSNNVQKDMEQLGFIFD is encoded by the exons ATGCCCGCTATAGAGCACAAGCTAAACGTCACCGAGGACGAGGTCCCGGAGCACATCCGCAGTCTGGCACAGGAGCAGGGCGAGTGCCAGAGTACTAAGGTCCAGACCATTGAACAATTCCGCAGCTATATTTTAG AACGAAATGAGTGCCAGCCCCATCGCAACGACGACAAATATCTGGAAAAGTTTCTGAGAGCACGATACTGGAAAATTGAGAATAGCTATAAATTA ctatGTAGCTACTACAAGTTCcggcaacaaaataaaaactactACGAAAAGGTTCGCCCTTTGGACTTACGCCATGTTGGAGAATCAGACATCTTGACAGTGACGCCGTATCGAGATCAACATGGCCACAGGATACTCATTTACCGGTTCGGGTTGTGGCGACCCAATCAAGTGACTGTCGATGATATTTTTCGGGCTACAATTATTCTTCAAGAGCTTGGCAGCTTGGAACCGATCTCTCAGATTGTGGGTGGTGTTGGAATATTCGATCTTAAAGATTTGGGCTTTGAGCACTTACTTCATTTGAGTCCCAGCGTGGCCCAGAAAATGATTGCACTTCTTGTG ACCTCCATGCCCATTCGTACATCCGCACTTCATATTGTGAACCAGAATTGGGTTTTTAATGCAGCTTTTAAGATATTTAAGCCTTTTCTCAATGCTGCCATGCGCGAAAAACTGTATATTCATGGAAGTGATATGAGTTCCCTACACAACCACATAAATCCGGAGCATCTTCCCAAGCG CTACGGTGGCCTGCACGAGGATTACTCTTATACGCTCTGGCTGGATATGTTGAAGGAGCAGTGTTCTTCGAACAATGTCCAAAAGGATATGGAACAATTGGGCTTCATTTTTGACTAG
- the LOC108133304 gene encoding alpha-tocopherol transfer protein isoform X1 produces the protein MTNISSNPRTMPAIEHKLNVTEDEVPEHIRSLAQEQGECQSTKVQTIEQFRSYILERNECQPHRNDDKYLEKFLRARYWKIENSYKLLCSYYKFRQQNKNYYEKVRPLDLRHVGESDILTVTPYRDQHGHRILIYRFGLWRPNQVTVDDIFRATIILQELGSLEPISQIVGGVGIFDLKDLGFEHLLHLSPSVAQKMIALLVTSMPIRTSALHIVNQNWVFNAAFKIFKPFLNAAMREKLYIHGSDMSSLHNHINPEHLPKRYGGLHEDYSYTLWLDMLKEQCSSNNVQKDMEQLGFIFD, from the exons ATg ACGAACATCAGCAGTAATCCGCGCACTATGCCCGCTATAGAGCACAAGCTAAACGTCACCGAGGACGAGGTCCCGGAGCACATCCGCAGTCTGGCACAGGAGCAGGGCGAGTGCCAGAGTACTAAGGTCCAGACCATTGAACAATTCCGCAGCTATATTTTAG AACGAAATGAGTGCCAGCCCCATCGCAACGACGACAAATATCTGGAAAAGTTTCTGAGAGCACGATACTGGAAAATTGAGAATAGCTATAAATTA ctatGTAGCTACTACAAGTTCcggcaacaaaataaaaactactACGAAAAGGTTCGCCCTTTGGACTTACGCCATGTTGGAGAATCAGACATCTTGACAGTGACGCCGTATCGAGATCAACATGGCCACAGGATACTCATTTACCGGTTCGGGTTGTGGCGACCCAATCAAGTGACTGTCGATGATATTTTTCGGGCTACAATTATTCTTCAAGAGCTTGGCAGCTTGGAACCGATCTCTCAGATTGTGGGTGGTGTTGGAATATTCGATCTTAAAGATTTGGGCTTTGAGCACTTACTTCATTTGAGTCCCAGCGTGGCCCAGAAAATGATTGCACTTCTTGTG ACCTCCATGCCCATTCGTACATCCGCACTTCATATTGTGAACCAGAATTGGGTTTTTAATGCAGCTTTTAAGATATTTAAGCCTTTTCTCAATGCTGCCATGCGCGAAAAACTGTATATTCATGGAAGTGATATGAGTTCCCTACACAACCACATAAATCCGGAGCATCTTCCCAAGCG CTACGGTGGCCTGCACGAGGATTACTCTTATACGCTCTGGCTGGATATGTTGAAGGAGCAGTGTTCTTCGAACAATGTCCAAAAGGATATGGAACAATTGGGCTTCATTTTTGACTAG
- the RanGAP gene encoding ran GTPase-activating protein: MAATTFNFASMAALLGEEKGISFQDKALTWNTAEDVKDVVDALNKQTTVHYLNLDGNTLGVDAAEAIGEALKKHPEFRKAQWKNLFTRRLKTEIPLALKHLGAGLIAAGAKLTVLDLSDNALGPNGMRGLEEFLRSPVCYSLQELLLFNCGLGPEGGTMLSKALIDLHANAQKAGSPLQLRGFIGGRNRLENTGAKAMSNAFKTLKTLEEIVLMQNSIFYEGIISLADSFKENVHLRVLNLNDNILRPKGSAKIAEILPSLPMLREINFGDCLIKTNGAYHLGEALENSNEQLESIDLGFNEINSDGGLVLVGAMKNKPKLRYLNLDGNCFGADGCEQVIAEMSKLPNAQALQPIEEDNSEDEEDGDGEDDEEEGEGGEQEEDYDEEEEEETDDHEHGNDTTEEADENEDDYAEETAYVTTSAYTTKLFNETTNSRAGDTFAINKTISNKCSPEDFVLNQKPCSQKDFDALDEENKLQALQGVINQFTDDNHLLLLVFTTLKCAHLAQSSKPALELAESLYQATFDYAIKTKQEKRVLNYVLKQLELLRCEESFKSEYNVKSCRFALGEVLKKPQFANDNIKNTFKIFLKNNDF; encoded by the exons ATGGCCGCGACCACCTTCAACTTCGCTAGTATGGCAGCCCTGCTGGGCGAGGAAAAGGGAATTTCCTTCCAAGACAAAGCGCTCACCTGGAACACCGCAGAGGATG TTAAGGATGTAGTGGACGCCTTGAACAAGCAGACCACAGTGCATTACCTCAATCTGGATGGAAACACACTTGGAGTGGATGCGGCCGAGGCGATTGGTGAGGCATTAAAAAAACACCCGGAATTTCGTAAGGCGCAGTGGAAGAACCTCTTCACAAGGCGCCTCAAAACAGAGATCCCGCTAGCTCTGAAACACCTAGGAGCTGGTCTGATTGCAGCCGGAGCCAAGCTCACGGTTCTGGACCTAAGTGACAATGCATTGGGTCCAAACGGCATGCGTGGTCTGGAAGAGTTTTTGCGTTCGCCTGTGTGTTATTCCCTTCAAGAGCTGCTTCTTTTTAACTGCGGGCTTGGTCCAGAGGGCGGCACTATGCTGTCCAAGGCGCTTATCGACCTACACGCCAATGCCCAAAAGGCAGGATCGCCGTTGCAGTTACGTGGCTTTATTGGCGGTCGAAATCGTCTCGAGAATACGGGAGCTAAAGCCATGTCAAATGCATTTAAAACTCTTAAGACTTTGGAAGAAATTGTTCTGATGCAGAACTCGATATTTTACGAGGGCATCATATCCCTGGCTGATTCCTTCAAGGAGAACGTTCACCTTCGCGTGCTTAATTTAAACGACAATATCCTCCGACCTAAGGGATCGGCTAAAATTGCCGAAATTCTGCCAAGTTTACCTAT GCTACGGGAAATAAACTTTGGTGACTGCCTCATCAAGACGAATGGCGCCTATCATTTAGGTGAAGCCCTGGAGAACTCTAATGAACAACTGGAGTCCATCGATTTAGGCTTTAATGAGATAAACAGCGATGGTGGTCTGGTACTGGTGGGCGCCATGAAAAACAAACCCAAACTTCGTTACTTAAACCTGGACGGCAATTGCTTTGGAGCTGATGGCTGCGAACAGGTCATTGCGGAAATGTCTAAATTACCAAACGCTCAGGCCCTGCAACCGATAGAGGAAGACAACTCCGAGGATGAGGAGGACGGTGACGGAGAGGACGACGAAGAGGAAGGCGAAGGCGGCGAACAGGAAGAAGATTACGatgaagaagaggaagaggaaACCGATGATCACGAACATGGCAACGATACCACAGAAGAGGCAGACGAAAACGAAGATGATTATGCTGAGGAAACGGCATATGTCACCACAAGTGCATACACAACTAAG CTCTTCAACGAGACCACAAACTCGCGGGCCGGCGATACCTTTGCCATCAACAAGACTATCAGCAACAAATGCTCCCCAGAAGATTTCGTACTCAACCAAAAACCCTGTTCCCAGAAAGATTTTGACGCGCTAGATGAGGAAAACAAACTGCAAGCCTTGCAAGGCGTTATTAAC CAATTTACTGATGATAATCACTTGCTGCTGCTTGTCTTCACCACCCTGAAGTGTGCACATCTGGCGCAGTCGTCGAAGCCAGCCCTAGAACTGGCAGAGTCCCTATATCAAGCCACCTTCGATTATGCTATAAAGACCAAGCAGGAGAAGCGCGTGCTGAACTATGTCCTCAAACAGCTGGAGCTGCTGCGGTGCGAGGAGTCCTTCAAGTCTGAGTACAACGTCAAGAGCTGTCGCTTTGCTCTGGGTGAGGTCCTCAAAAAGCCGCAGTTCGCCAACGACAATATAAAGAACACCTTTAAAatctttcttaaaaataatgatttttaG
- the Top2 gene encoding DNA topoisomerase 2, protein MENGNKAMSIEQMYQKKSQLEHILLRPDSYIGSVEYTKELMWVYDFEKSRMVQRELSFVPGLYKIFDEILVNAADNKQRDKSMNTIKIDIDPERNVVSIWNNGQGIPVTMHKEQKMYVPTMIFGHLLTSSNYNDDEKKVTGGRNGYGAKLCNIFSTSFTVETATKQYKKSFKQTWGNNMSKASEAAIKDFNGSDFTRITFSPDLAKFKMDRLDEDIVALMSRRAFDVAASTKGVAVFLNGNKLTVKNFKDYIDLHIKNQDDDAGQPIKIVHEVSNERWEIACCPSDRGFQQVSFVNSIATTKGGRHVDHVVDNVIKQLIEVLKKKNKGGINIKPFQVRNHLWIFVNCLIENPTFDSQTKENMTLQAKSFGSKCTLSEKFITGMSKSGIVESVLAWAKFKAQNDIAKTGGRKSSKIKGIPKLEDANEAGGKNSINCTLILTEGDSAKSLAVSGLGVIGRNFYGVFPLRGKLLNVREANFKQLSENAEINNLCKIIGLQYKKKYLTEDDLKTLRYGKVMIMTDQDQDGSHIKGLLINFIHTNWPELLRLPFLEEFITPIVKATKKNEEISFYSLPEFEEWKIDTPNHHTYNIKYYKGLGTSTSKEAKEYFQDMERHRILFKYDGSVDDESIVMAFSKKHIESRKVWLTNHMDEVKRRKELGLPERYLYTKGTKHITYADFINLELVLFSNADNERSIPSLVDGLKPGQRKVMFTCFKRNDKREVKVAQLSGSVAEMSAYHHGEVSLQMTIVNLAQNYVGSNNINLLEPRGQFGTRLTGGKDCASARYIFTLMSPLTRLIYHPLDDPLLQYQTDDGQKIEPLWYLPIIPMVLVNGAEGIGTGWATKIANHNPREIMQNLRRLINSEEPKLMHPWYKNFTGRMEYVSDGRYVHSGNIQILPGDRVEITELPVGVWTQNYKENVLEPLANGTEKVKAVVSEYREYHTDTTVRFVVSFAPGEFNRIRSEEGGFHRVFKLTSSLSTNQMHAFDQNNCLRRFPSTLDVLREFYKLRLEYYCRRKDYLVGQLTAQADRLSDQARFILEKCEKTLVVENKQRKAMCDELVKRGYRPDPVKEWQRRIKLEDAEQENDDEDEETEEAAPSASSKVKKEKDVDPEKAFKKLTDVKKFDYLLGMSMWMLTEEKKNELLKQRDAKLAELENLQKKTPELLWLDDLDALEQKLNEVEEKERLEEMGINLKTAKSLKSQKGATTAKGRKVKGSAAPGAGDVFPDPEGERVEFKVTEEIVKKMAAATKLAVAKKEPKEPKVKKEPKGKAGIKAEPDAEEVDEFDALVEGGSKTSPKVKKEVVKKEPAEKKPRQKKENGGALKQAKLDFSKSKAKKTNTPPDASDDEVAPRAERPGRRAASKKIDYSSLFSDEEGGGNVGSDNGDNSDAADDGDANESESTPIKPPSTKKRVREDDSSGGPKKKAAPKKRRAVIESDEDSDVAFVDDDDDSDFEC, encoded by the exons ATGGAGAACGGCAACAAGGCAATGTCCATCGAACAGATGTACCAGAAAAAGTCCCAGCTGGAACATATCCTGCTGCGGCCGGACTCGTACATCGGGTCTGTGGAGTACACCAAGGAGCTGATGTGGGTGTACGATTTTGAGAAGAGTCGAATGGTGCAGAGAGAGCTCTCTTTCGTGCCGGGTCTGTACAAGATCTTCGACGAGATTCTGGTCAATGCTGCCGACAATAAGCAACGCGACAAATCCATGAATACCATTAAGATCGACATTGATCCGGAGCGTAATGTAGTCTCCATCTGGAACAATGGCCAGGGTATCCCTGTAACTATGCACAAGGAGCAGAAAATGTACGTGCCAACGATGATTTTCGGGCATCTGCTGACCTCTTCAAATTACAACGACGATGAGAAGAAGGTCACTGGTGGCCGAAACGGCTACGGTGCGAAGCTCTGCAACATATTTTCCACCAGCTTCACTGTGGAAACAGCCACGAAGCAGTACAAGAAGAGCTTCAAGCAAACCTGGGGTAACAACATGTCAAAGGCCTCCGAGGCAGCG ATTAAGGACTTCAATGGCAGCGACTTCACCCGCATTACATTCAGCCCCGATTTAGCCAAGTTCAAGATGGACCGTCTGGACGAAGATATTGTGGCTTTAATGTCTCGCCGCGCCTTCGACGTAGCAGCTTCTACTAAAGGTGTTGCTGTGTTCCTCAATGGAAATAAGCTGACGGTCAAGAATTTCAAAGACTACATCGATCTACACATTAAGAATCAGGATGACGATGCTGGACAGCCCATCAAGATCGTCCACGAAGTGTCCAACGAGCGCTGGGAGATAGCCTGCTGTCCATCCGATCGCGGGTTCCAGCAGGTCTCATTCGTCAACTCGATTGCCACTACCAAGGGTGGTCGGCATGTGGATCACGTTGTAGACAATGTTATTAAGCAGCTTATCGAGGTCttgaagaagaaaaacaaag GCGGCATTAACATCAAGCCATTCCAAGTGCGTAACCATCTTTGGATCTTCGTCAATTGTCTGATTGAGAACCCAACATTCGACTCTCAGACTAAGGAAAACATGACGCTGCAGGCGAAGAGCTTTGGTTCCAAATGCACTCTCTCCGAAAAGTTTATCACCGGCATGTCCAAGTCTGGTATTGTTGAGTCGGTCTTGGCGTGGGCCAAATTCAAGGCGCAGAACGACATTGCCAAGACAGGAGGGAGGAAATCAAGCAAAATCAAGGGCATACCCAAGCTGGAGGACGCCAACGAAGCTGGTGGCAAGAACTCGATTAACTGCACTCTCATCTTAACGGAGGGAGACTCGGCCAAATCCTTAGCTGTCTCAGGCCTCGGTGTGATCGGTCGCAATTTCTACGGAGTGTTTCCGCTTAGGGGTAAGCTGCTGAACGTGCGTGAGGCAAACTTCAAGCAGCTCTCCGAGAACGCAGAAATAAACAATCTGTGCAAGATTATCGGGTTGCAGTATAAGAAGAAATACCTAACCGAGGACGATTTGAAGACATTGCGGTACGGCAAGGTAATGATTATGACTGATCAGGATCAAGACGGATCTCACATCAAGGGTCTGTTGATCAACTTTATCCACACCAACTGGCCGGAGCTACTGCGTCTCCCTTTCCTTGAAGAATTTATTACGCCGATCGTCAAGGCTACCAAAAAGAACGAGGAAATCTCGTTCTATTCGCTGCCGGAGTTTGAAGAGTGGAAAATAGATACGCCCAATCACCATACGTACAATATCAAGTACTATAAGGGTTTGGGTACTTCGACCTCCAAGGAGGCAAAGGAGTACTTCCAAGACATGGAGCGCCATCGCATCCTTTTCAAATACGACGGCTCTGTGGACGACGAAAGCATCGTGATGGCCTTTTCGAAGAAGCACATTGAGTCTCGAAAAGTGTGGCTTACCAACCACATGGACGAGGTAAAACGGCGCAAAGAGCTGGGTCTCCCCGAGCGATATCTTTATACCAAAGGCACCAAACACATCACCTACGCGGACTTCATCAACCTGGAGTTGGTTCTCTTCTCTAACGCCGATAACGAGCGCTCCATTCCCAGTCTTGTGGATGGCCTGAAGCCCGGCCAGCGCAAGGTCATGTTCACCTGCTTCAAGAGAAACGATAAGCGAGAAGTGAAGGTAGCCCAGTTGTCCGGTTCAGTGGCCGAGATGTCGGCCTACCACCACGGAGAGGTCTCACTGCAGATGACTATCGTGAATTTGGCACAAAACTATGTGGGCTCCAACAACATTAATCTGCTTGAGCCACGAGGTCAGTTCGGTACTCGCTTGACGGGAGGCAAGGATTGCGCTAGTGCTCGTTACATTTTCACCCTGATGTCCCCACTAACCAGATTGATTTACCATCCTCTTGATGATCCGCTGCTCCAGTACCAAACCGATGACGGGCAGAAGATTGAGCCGTTGTGGTATCTTCCTATTATTCCCATGGTTCTGGTAAACGGTGCCGAGGGTATAGGCACTGGTTGGGCTACTAAGATAGCCAACCACAACCCCCGCGAGATAATGCAGAACTTGAGGCGACTGATAAACAGCGAAGAACCGAAGCTGATGCATCCATGGTACAAGAATTTCACTGGTCGGATGGAGTATGTCTCGGATGGTCGGTACGTGCACTCTGGCAACATCCAAATCCTACCCGGCGATCGAGTAGAGATCACTGAGTTGCCGGTTGGTGTGTGGACACAGAACTATAAGGAGAACGTATTGGAGCCGCTTGCCAACGGCACAGAGAAGGTAAAGGCCGTGGTATCAGAGTATAGGGAGTACCACACAGATACCACAGTGAGATTCGTGGTCAGCTTCGCTCCCGGCGAGTTCAACCGCATTAGATCCGAGGAAGGAGGATTCCATCGCGTGTTCAAGCTGACCTCGTCGCTCTCCACCAACCAGATGCACGCGTTCGACCAAAACAACTGCCTACGTCGCTTCCCATCAACATTGGATGTTCTAAGGGAGTTCTACAAGCTCCGGCTCGAGTACTACTGCCGTCGGAAAGACTATTTGGTCGGACAACTGACAGCGCAGGCCGATCGACTGAGCGACCAGGCCCGCTTCATTCTCGAGAAGTGCGAGAAGACCCTTGTGGTTGAGAACAAGCAAAGGAAGGCCATGTGCGATGAGCTGGTTAAGCGTGGCTATCGGCCCGATCCTGTCAAGGAGTGGCAGCGCCGTATCAAGTTGGAGGATGCCGAGCAAGAAAACGACGATGAAGATGAAGAAACTGAAGAGGCAGCTCCCAGTGCCAGCTCGAAGGTCAAAAAGGAAAAGGATGTGGATCCGGAAAAAGCGTTCAAGAAGCTAACTGATGTAAAGAAGTTCGACTATTTGCTGGGCATGTCCATGTGGATGTTGACCGAGGAGAAGAAGAACGAGTTGTTGAAACAACGCGACGCCAAGCTGGCAGAACTGGagaatcttcaaaaaaagacTCCCGAGCTTCTTTGGTTAGACGATTTGGACGCCTTGGAGCAGAAGCTGAACGAGGTGGAGGAAAAGGAAAGACTCGAAGAGATGGGAATTAATCTCAAAACGGCCAAGTCGCTGAAGAGCCAAAAGGGCGCCACCACAGCTAAGGGGCGTAAAGTAAAAGGATCAGCAGCTCCAGGCGCTGGCGATGTATTCCCTGATCCCGAAGGCGAGCGGGTTGAGTTTAAGGTTACCGAAGAAATTGTCAAGAAGATGGCTGCTGCGACGAAGTTGGCGGTAGCCAAAAAGGAGCCAAAGGAACCCAAAGTTAAAAAGGAGCCCAAAGGGAAGGCCGGTATTAAGGCGGAGCCCGACGCCGAAGAGGTGGATGAATTCGATGCCCTTGTGGAGGGAGGCTCCAAAACTTCCCCCAAAGTCAAGAAGGAAGTGGTCAAGAAGGAACCAGCAGAGAAGAAGCCTCGCCAGAAAAAGGAGAACGGCGGTGCCCTCAAGCAGGCAAAACTTGATTTTAGCAAATCCAAG GCCAAGAAAACCAATACCCCCCCGGATGCGAGCGATGATGAGGTTGCGCCACGTGCAGAGCGTCCTGGACGTCGAGCGGCCAGCAAGAAGATCGATTATAGCTCACTGTTCTCAGATGAAGAAGGTGGCGGCAACGTGGGATCCGACAATGGAGATAACAGCGATGCTGCTGATGACGGCGATGCTAATGAGAGCGAGTCCACCCCCATCAAGCCCCCATCAACTAAAAAGCGGGTTAGGGAAGACGACAGTAGCGGAGGGCCTAAAAAGAAGGCTGCGCCCAAAAAGCGACGTGCCGTCATCGAGAGTGATGAGGATTCCGATGTTGCATTCgtcgatgatgatgatgattcgGATTTTGAATGCTGA
- the dUTPase gene encoding deoxyuridine 5'-triphosphate nucleotidohydrolase, producing the protein MPSIITDHIPAAKKMKIDKCVLRFAKLTEHALEPVRGSAKAAGVDLRSAYDLVVPARGKAIVKTDLQVQVPEGSYGRVAPRSGLAVKNFIDVGAGVVDEDYRGNLGVVLFNHSDVDFDVKRGDRIAQFICERIFYPELEQVDKLEDTERGEGGFGSTGVKDLPPAKAQNGNGEKAADPESAASTPIAT; encoded by the coding sequence ATGCCTTCAATCATTACCGACCACATTCCAGCTGCCAAAAAGATGAAGATCGACAAGTGCGTCCTGCGATTCGCCAAGCTTACAGAACATGCTCTGGAGCCGGTCCGTGGATCCGCTAAAGCTGCCGGCGTGGACCTTCGCAGTGCTTACGACCTGGTGGTCCCAGCCCGTGGCAAGGCCATCGTTAAAACTGACCTACAAGTCCAGGTCCCGGAGGGCTCCTATGGACGAGTGGCTCCGCGGTCTGGTTTGGCGGTCAAGAACTTCATTGACGTGGGTGCCGGAGTGGTAGACGAAGACTACCGTGGAAACCTGGGTGTTGTGCTGTTCAATCATTCCGACGTGGACTTCGACGTAAAACGTGGGGACCGCATTGCTCAGTTTATCTGCGAACGCATCTTCTATCCAGAGTTAGAGCAAGTCGATAAGCTGGAGGATACAGAGCGCGGAGAGGGTGGATTTGGTTCTACCGGCGTCAAGGATCTACCGCCGGCCAAGGCCCAAAACGGCAACGGCGAAAAGGCGGCCGATCCTGAGTCTGCGGCCTCCACTCCCATTGCCACCTGA